From a region of the Helicobacter hepaticus ATCC 51449 genome:
- a CDS encoding BspA family leucine-rich repeat surface protein, with protein MELTDIKSICAFIEDAESDREIAYYVGIYQKALEALQNILIAKKGRKISDKDLYKVFKTCLKDDSWSARIEIRGESYSQDIEVSTFLPLELVEFLIDNAKDKSVVLGMQQSRLDFLKYAISAGRSDIAAVLVKNGIAFTRKHLNHLRYDWDNMFNIEVHFADALGFKCKKDEMLRIMWELLIAQGFSVDAIYSTGITFYDGIERCRRSGRESQQAFIYALRNKLFDIEVLDSSFSGLAPQGGINLAFLGKDGVDLLDTDSVHTQPKTQRIVPFVFAMFEDTTYEVLEYALFLGLHKGRKNDKGEDFESFLQKKIEEYIILTTKGNAYGSIFKEDEEALAYFKALQRFMSSLDSIKRGEVIEVDNETLKMFARIEEIPLSQLDASKVTSMKYLFCRSCRRDFSGIEKWNVSQVEDFISCFENAYFFNASLESWQVSKIVNTAYMFDDALSLETLPSWY; from the coding sequence ATGGAACTTACAGACATTAAGTCAATTTGTGCCTTTATCGAGGACGCAGAGAGTGATAGAGAGATAGCTTACTATGTGGGGATTTACCAAAAAGCACTAGAAGCACTACAAAATATCCTTATTGCAAAAAAAGGCAGGAAAATCAGCGATAAAGATTTATACAAAGTCTTTAAAACCTGCTTAAAAGATGATAGCTGGAGTGCAAGGATAGAGATTAGAGGAGAATCTTATAGCCAAGACATAGAAGTATCAACTTTCCTGCCTTTGGAGCTTGTGGAATTTCTCATTGACAATGCCAAAGACAAAAGTGTCGTGTTAGGTATGCAGCAAAGCAGACTAGACTTTTTAAAATATGCTATCAGTGCGGGTAGGAGCGATATTGCTGCAGTGCTAGTGAAAAATGGTATAGCCTTTACGCGAAAACATCTCAATCACTTAAGATATGATTGGGATAATATGTTTAATATTGAAGTGCATTTTGCTGATGCTTTGGGCTTTAAGTGCAAAAAAGATGAAATGCTAAGGATAATGTGGGAGTTACTTATTGCGCAGGGTTTTAGTGTGGATGCAATCTACTCCACAGGCATTACGTTTTATGACGGGATAGAGCGTTGCAGACGAAGCGGTAGGGAATCCCAGCAAGCCTTTATTTATGCCTTAAGAAATAAGCTCTTTGATATAGAAGTGCTAGATTCTAGCTTTTCAGGATTAGCACCACAAGGTGGAATAAATCTCGCTTTTTTAGGCAAGGATGGGGTAGACTTGCTAGATACTGACTCTGTACATACACAGCCAAAAACTCAAAGAATCGTGCCTTTTGTCTTTGCGATGTTTGAGGATACAACTTATGAAGTTTTAGAATATGCCCTCTTTCTTGGACTGCATAAGGGCAGGAAAAACGACAAAGGAGAGGACTTTGAGAGCTTTTTGCAAAAAAAGATTGAGGAATACATTATATTAACTACAAAGGGCAATGCCTATGGGAGTATATTTAAAGAGGATGAAGAAGCGTTAGCGTATTTTAAAGCTTTGCAAAGATTTATGAGTAGCTTAGATTCTATCAAGAGGGGAGAAGTCATTGAAGTAGATAATGAGACCTTGAAAATGTTTGCCAGAATAGAGGAGATTCCATTAAGTCAGCTTGATGCAAGCAAGGTAACAAGTATGAAATATTTATTTTGCCGCTCTTGTAGGAGGGATTTTAGCGGGATAGAAAAGTGGAATGTCTCACAAGTCGAGGACTTTATAAGCTGTTTTGAAAATGCCTATTTTTTTAATGCCTCTTTAGAATCTTGGCAGGTATCAAAAATTGTAAACACAGCTTATATGTTTGATGATGCTTTAAGCCTTGAAACACTCCCGAGTTGGTATTGA
- the cysK gene encoding cysteine synthase A: MIAQNITELIGNTPILQLQQFAPNLYGKCEFLNPSHSVKDRPAYAMIDEALKTGKITKDTTIVECTSGNMGISLAMICASLGLKIIITMPESMSIERRKMIALFGANLVLTPASEGMQGALNKAQEILDSTPNSFMPSQFDNLANKEMHKRTTALEIYKSFEGSLDYFVAGFGTGGTISGVGEVLKEKIPSIKIIGVEPAASPLLSKGQAGPHKIQGIGANFIPKILNRDVIDSIEVVENEVAIKMAQNLGKIGVMVGISSGANVAAALEIAKNNPNKKVLTMLNDTAERYLSTDLFNTL, from the coding sequence ATGATAGCTCAAAATATTACCGAACTCATTGGCAACACTCCGATTTTACAACTTCAGCAATTTGCTCCAAATCTTTATGGCAAATGCGAGTTTTTAAACCCAAGCCATTCTGTTAAAGACCGCCCCGCATATGCAATGATAGATGAGGCTCTAAAGACAGGCAAAATCACAAAAGATACAACTATTGTAGAATGCACAAGCGGCAATATGGGCATATCTCTCGCTATGATTTGTGCTTCTCTTGGATTAAAAATCATCATCACTATGCCAGAATCTATGAGCATAGAAAGACGCAAGATGATAGCTTTGTTTGGTGCGAATCTTGTGCTTACTCCTGCAAGTGAGGGTATGCAAGGTGCGCTCAATAAGGCTCAAGAAATTTTAGATTCCACACCAAACTCATTTATGCCAAGTCAATTTGATAATCTCGCTAACAAAGAAATGCACAAACGCACTACTGCACTAGAGATTTATAAAAGCTTTGAGGGAAGTTTGGATTATTTTGTGGCAGGATTTGGCACAGGTGGGACAATTAGCGGTGTAGGCGAAGTGCTTAAAGAGAAGATTCCATCTATTAAAATTATTGGTGTAGAGCCTGCTGCTTCACCACTGCTTAGCAAAGGACAAGCGGGACCACATAAGATTCAAGGCATTGGCGCGAACTTTATCCCTAAAATCCTTAATCGCGATGTGATAGATTCTATTGAAGTTGTAGAAAATGAAGTCGCTATTAAAATGGCTCAAAATTTAGGCAAAATCGGCGTAATGGTTGGAATTTCTAGTGGCGCAAATGTCGCAGCTGCACTTGAAATTGCCAAAAACAATCCAAATAAAAAAGTGCTTACTATGCTTAATGACACAGCAGAGCGATACCTTTCAACGGATTTATTTAATACGCTTTAA
- the ilvD gene encoding dihydroxy-acid dehydratase gives MRSDIVKKGYQRAPHRSLLRATGLKDEDFNKPFIGIANSYIDIIPGHFFLNRYAQIIKEEIRAAGGVPFEFNTIGVDDGIAMGHSGMLYSLPSRELIADSIETMMNAHSLDAMICIPNCDKIVPGMLMGALRVNVPTIFVSGGPMKAGKLEDGTILDLNSAFEAVGAFAEGKISEKRLHEIECNACPGGGSCSGMFTANSMNTLCEAMGVALPGNGTILALSKEREELLRKAARRIVEIALDERKTEQFRFRNILNKKAVHNAFVVDMAMGGSTNTILHMLAIAKEAEVDFNLDSINAIASQVAHIAKIAPALSTIHMEDINRAGGVSAVMNEVAKRNASLGSHSADSILYLDALTITGETLGERIANAQIVDSSVIRHNENAYSPVGGLKILYGNLAREGAVLKVAAVAESMKEFEGSAVCFNSQEEAIKGIAGGKVKAGNVVVIRYEGPKGGPGMQEMLTPTSLIMGMGLGESVALITDGRFSGATRGGCIGHISPEAAEGGLIALIEDGDKIAISVSKGTLELLVDSKIIESRRTQWKPIKKEIKSKWLKRYSLLVSNAANGAVLKTEI, from the coding sequence ATGCGAAGCGACATTGTGAAAAAGGGCTATCAAAGAGCCCCTCATAGAAGTTTATTGCGTGCCACAGGGCTAAAAGATGAAGATTTTAATAAACCCTTTATCGGCATTGCAAATAGTTATATTGACATTATTCCCGGGCATTTTTTCTTAAACCGCTATGCGCAGATTATCAAAGAGGAGATTCGCGCTGCTGGGGGCGTGCCTTTTGAATTTAATACCATTGGCGTAGATGATGGCATCGCAATGGGGCATAGCGGTATGCTCTACTCTTTGCCTAGTCGTGAGCTGATTGCAGATTCTATTGAAACAATGATGAACGCGCACTCGCTAGATGCGATGATTTGTATCCCAAATTGCGATAAAATCGTGCCCGGAATGCTTATGGGTGCGTTGCGCGTGAATGTGCCAACTATCTTTGTGAGTGGTGGTCCAATGAAAGCCGGGAAGCTAGAGGACGGCACAATTTTGGATTTAAATTCTGCTTTTGAAGCGGTGGGAGCATTCGCAGAGGGCAAGATTAGCGAAAAAAGGCTACACGAGATAGAATGCAATGCGTGTCCGGGCGGTGGGAGCTGTAGTGGAATGTTTACTGCAAACTCTATGAATACGCTTTGTGAGGCAATGGGGGTTGCGCTGCCGGGAAATGGCACGATTTTAGCCTTAAGCAAGGAGCGTGAGGAGCTTTTACGCAAAGCTGCGCGTAGAATTGTAGAAATTGCCCTAGATGAGCGTAAAACCGAGCAGTTTAGATTCCGCAATATCCTCAATAAAAAGGCTGTGCATAATGCCTTTGTCGTGGATATGGCAATGGGTGGTAGCACAAACACAATCTTGCATATGTTAGCTATTGCTAAAGAGGCGGAGGTGGATTTCAACTTAGATTCTATCAATGCCATTGCCTCTCAAGTAGCGCATATCGCTAAAATTGCTCCAGCATTAAGCACAATCCATATGGAAGACATCAATCGCGCAGGGGGCGTGTCGGCAGTAATGAATGAAGTTGCAAAAAGAAATGCGTCTTTGGGCAGTCATTCCGCAGATTCTATTCTCTATTTAGACGCACTCACAATTACAGGCGAGACTTTGGGAGAACGCATTGCAAACGCACAGATTGTAGATTCTAGCGTTATCCGACACAATGAAAACGCGTATTCGCCGGTAGGTGGGCTAAAGATTCTTTATGGTAATTTAGCGCGTGAAGGAGCGGTGCTCAAGGTCGCCGCAGTGGCAGAATCTATGAAAGAATTTGAGGGAAGTGCGGTGTGCTTTAATTCGCAAGAGGAAGCGATTAAAGGCATTGCGGGAGGCAAGGTAAAAGCGGGGAATGTTGTAGTAATCCGCTATGAGGGACCCAAAGGGGGACCGGGAATGCAAGAAATGCTCACTCCCACAAGCCTCATTATGGGAATGGGACTTGGTGAATCTGTCGCACTCATTACCGATGGGCGCTTTAGTGGTGCGACAAGGGGAGGCTGTATCGGGCATATTAGCCCAGAAGCAGCAGAAGGAGGATTAATCGCGCTCATTGAGGACGGAGACAAAATCGCAATTTCAGTTTCAAAAGGCACATTGGAATTGCTTGTGGATTCTAAGATTATAGAATCTCGCCGCACGCAATGGAAGCCTATAAAAAAAGAGATAAAAAGCAAATGGCTTAAAAGATACTCTTTGCTTGTGAGCAACGCCGCAAATGGCGCGGTTTTAAAGACGGAGATATGA
- a CDS encoding methylenetetrahydrofolate reductase, with protein MYDIESLIEQLHSTEPFLSVEIAPSISGRFDENLLEDLKTLKLAHAFVCTDSPLARFKPSSILSSLKFQNALQKPVICTISMRDRNSIALCGDILSVNELGLRTFLTLTGDSIKNGDCLQSKGVFEDNSLKLGHIIDELNCGRALNGKSLKENIKRIYNFQVINAYANNPLSLKNKMRKKLSSCEIHALFTQPVYSLNAAEFLLQSLEEIKSECNIKSALVLGFFPVLSYKTALFLRDKLPGVYIPNEWVQKLEKAHNKGKDEENKVGLEISHSLFMELKSVHNKFHFMSANKPSLVKEFA; from the coding sequence ATGTATGACATAGAATCCCTCATAGAGCAACTTCACTCTACAGAGCCTTTTTTGAGTGTAGAGATTGCTCCAAGTATAAGTGGTAGGTTTGATGAGAATTTACTAGAAGATTTAAAAACACTTAAACTTGCTCATGCTTTTGTTTGCACAGATTCGCCTTTAGCTCGTTTTAAACCTTCATCAATCTTAAGTTCTCTTAAGTTTCAAAATGCACTCCAAAAGCCTGTTATTTGCACAATTTCAATGAGAGATAGGAACTCTATCGCTTTATGTGGCGATATTTTAAGTGTTAATGAGTTAGGATTGCGCACTTTTTTGACACTCACAGGCGATAGCATTAAAAATGGAGATTGCTTACAATCAAAGGGTGTGTTTGAGGATAATTCTCTTAAACTCGGACATATCATTGATGAGTTAAATTGTGGCAGAGCACTCAATGGCAAGTCTCTTAAAGAAAACATTAAAAGAATCTATAATTTTCAAGTGATAAATGCGTATGCGAATAATCCTTTATCGCTAAAAAATAAAATGCGTAAAAAATTAAGCAGTTGCGAGATTCACGCTCTTTTTACACAGCCTGTTTATTCTCTTAATGCAGCGGAATTTTTACTTCAAAGCCTTGAAGAGATTAAGAGTGAATGTAATATCAAAAGCGCACTTGTGCTTGGATTTTTTCCTGTTTTAAGCTACAAAACGGCACTTTTTTTGCGCGATAAGCTTCCGGGTGTATATATACCAAATGAATGGGTGCAAAAACTAGAAAAAGCTCATAATAAAGGCAAAGATGAGGAAAATAAGGTAGGGCTAGAGATTTCTCATTCTTTGTTTATGGAACTTAAAAGTGTGCATAATAAATTTCACTTTATGAGTGCAAATAAGCCAAGCTTGGTAAAGGAATTTGCATAA
- the metE gene encoding 5-methyltetrahydropteroyltriglutamate--homocysteine S-methyltransferase, with amino-acid sequence MSSILGFPRIGKNRELKKALESFWSGKCSSQELESVAKSLRAKHWEIQKGLDYVCVNDFSLYDNVLDLAYALNAKPYRFKDLEGLEGYFAMARGHQKGVACEMTKWFNTNYHYVVPELSDDDDYKANIENIKAQYNEALALGYQPKISLIGLFTFFGLSKIVKGDAAAIFNKLKNAYMDLIDEISALGSDVVVEFSEPIFALGFKDNKELFESLHCVYDRSVLECVYNEISKKGIKAIVSTFFEHSNELSEILLQTDIYGIGLDFIYGEKNKQSLELIGKSNKVLYAGVIDGRNIWVADIESKLALLEHIATFIPKDRIVVSSSCSLLHVPFSKEGEEKIDSQILSWFSFAQEKIQEISVLESVFKGRVDNQIQGFLQENKNINATRKNSDKTNNKAVRERVQNHTQNQRSVPFAQRIKLQKEQFNFPILPTTTIGSFPQTPELRALRLNYKKGEINKAQYEEGIKTYIRDCVKFQEEIGIDVLVHGEPERNDMVEYFGEQLEGFVFSQNAWVQSYGSRCVKPPIIFGDVARPKPMTLEWSKFAQSLTQKVMKGMLTGPVTILNWSFVRDDLERSAVCRQISLAIADEIDDLQKGGIKIIQVDEAAFKEGYPLRSENIKAYETWALECFKISTAVALPQTQIHTHMCYSEFNDIIKTIEALDADVISIETARSGNELLKVFKQVGYTHEVGPGVYDIHSPRIPSVEELNVQIKALLEVLPKEQLWINPDCGLKTRKWEEVKPSLKNIVEAVKSVRAAL; translated from the coding sequence ATGAGCAGCATTTTAGGGTTTCCACGTATTGGGAAAAATAGAGAGTTAAAAAAAGCACTAGAGAGCTTTTGGAGTGGAAAGTGTAGTAGTCAAGAATTAGAATCTGTAGCAAAAAGTTTAAGAGCAAAGCATTGGGAAATACAAAAAGGACTTGATTATGTATGTGTCAATGATTTTAGTCTCTATGATAATGTATTAGATTTAGCTTATGCACTCAATGCCAAACCATATAGATTTAAGGATTTGGAGGGATTAGAGGGCTATTTTGCAATGGCGAGAGGACATCAAAAGGGTGTGGCTTGTGAAATGACAAAATGGTTTAATACTAACTATCATTATGTAGTGCCAGAATTAAGCGATGATGATGATTACAAAGCAAATATAGAAAATATTAAAGCACAATATAATGAGGCTTTAGCTTTAGGTTATCAGCCTAAAATTTCACTTATTGGACTTTTTACCTTTTTTGGTTTGAGTAAGATTGTTAAAGGTGATGCAGCGGCGATATTTAATAAGTTAAAAAACGCATATATGGATTTAATAGATGAGATTTCAGCGCTTGGCAGTGATGTAGTGGTAGAATTTAGTGAGCCTATTTTTGCACTTGGATTTAAGGATAATAAAGAGCTTTTTGAATCTTTGCATTGCGTTTATGATAGGTCTGTGCTAGAGTGTGTTTATAATGAAATAAGCAAAAAAGGTATCAAAGCCATTGTAAGCACATTTTTTGAGCATAGCAATGAGCTAAGTGAGATTTTACTCCAAACAGATATTTATGGCATTGGATTAGATTTTATTTATGGAGAAAAAAATAAGCAATCTTTAGAACTTATTGGTAAAAGCAATAAGGTGCTCTACGCTGGGGTAATAGATGGACGCAATATTTGGGTGGCAGATATAGAATCCAAACTTGCTCTTTTAGAGCATATAGCGACATTTATCCCCAAAGATCGCATCGTGGTAAGCAGCTCTTGCTCACTTTTGCACGTGCCTTTTAGTAAAGAGGGTGAAGAAAAAATAGATTCTCAAATTCTCTCTTGGTTTAGTTTTGCGCAGGAAAAAATTCAAGAAATCAGTGTGTTGGAGAGCGTATTTAAAGGGCGTGTGGATAATCAAATTCAAGGTTTTTTACAAGAAAATAAAAATATAAATGCTACGCGTAAAAATTCAGATAAAACAAATAACAAGGCTGTGAGAGAGCGTGTCCAAAATCACACACAAAATCAAAGAAGTGTGCCATTTGCGCAGCGCATTAAGCTTCAAAAAGAGCAGTTTAATTTTCCTATCCTACCGACAACTACAATTGGTTCTTTTCCCCAAACGCCTGAACTTAGAGCATTGCGTCTTAATTACAAAAAAGGCGAGATAAATAAGGCGCAATATGAAGAGGGTATAAAAACTTATATTAGAGATTGTGTGAAGTTCCAAGAAGAAATTGGCATTGATGTGCTTGTGCACGGAGAGCCGGAGCGAAATGATATGGTGGAGTATTTTGGCGAGCAATTAGAAGGATTTGTGTTTAGTCAAAATGCGTGGGTGCAAAGCTATGGCAGTCGCTGTGTAAAACCACCGATTATTTTTGGTGATGTGGCTCGTCCAAAGCCTATGACATTAGAGTGGAGTAAATTTGCGCAAAGCCTTACACAAAAGGTGATGAAAGGAATGCTCACAGGTCCTGTTACAATTTTAAATTGGAGTTTTGTGCGAGATGACTTAGAGAGAAGTGCGGTGTGTAGGCAAATATCTCTAGCTATTGCTGATGAAATTGATGATTTGCAAAAGGGTGGAATTAAAATCATTCAAGTTGATGAAGCTGCTTTCAAAGAGGGGTATCCATTGCGTAGCGAAAATATCAAAGCGTATGAGACTTGGGCATTAGAGTGCTTTAAGATTTCTACCGCAGTAGCACTTCCTCAAACCCAGATTCATACCCATATGTGTTATAGTGAGTTTAATGATATTATTAAAACCATTGAAGCCCTTGATGCTGATGTGATAAGCATTGAAACAGCAAGAAGTGGCAATGAGCTATTAAAAGTCTTTAAACAAGTGGGTTATACACACGAAGTAGGACCGGGTGTATATGATATACATAGTCCTAGAATCCCAAGTGTGGAGGAACTTAATGTGCAAATTAAGGCTTTGCTTGAAGTATTGCCTAAAGAGCAGCTATGGATTAATCCAGATTGTGGGCTTAAAACGCGCAAATGGGAAGAAGTAAAGCCAAGTTTGAAAAACATTGTAGAAGCTGTTAAGAGTGTGCGAGCAGCTTTATAA